From a single Candidatus Aegiribacteria sp. genomic region:
- a CDS encoding deoxyribonuclease IV produces the protein MLPGIHVSVNGGLVNALSTLHELRLVSGQIFTSNQKQWKGRPVTQEEEKEFGEDETLTIISHASYLINLSSTKSRVPWLSARALGEELTRMHRLGIHWLVMHPGAHLNAGEDQAIEKIAASVRTILTDGPEDTAILFENTAGQGTTLGYSFEQLDKLLKLTDMPDRTGICFDTCHAFAAGYDLSSNDAVSITIQEFDEVVGLEKIKAFHVNDSKKELGSRLDRHARIGEGFIGLEPLQFLASMEVFNNIPGITETPGSDFDRAEDAFAVMKR, from the coding sequence ATGCTCCCCGGAATTCATGTGTCTGTTAATGGCGGTCTTGTCAATGCTCTTTCAACACTTCATGAACTCAGACTGGTATCCGGTCAGATCTTCACTTCAAACCAGAAACAATGGAAAGGCCGTCCGGTCACGCAGGAGGAAGAAAAGGAATTCGGGGAAGATGAAACCCTTACCATTATCTCACATGCTTCATACCTTATCAATCTCTCTTCAACAAAAAGCAGAGTTCCCTGGCTGTCCGCCAGGGCTCTTGGAGAAGAACTGACGAGAATGCACAGGCTGGGCATTCACTGGCTGGTAATGCACCCAGGAGCGCATCTCAACGCGGGTGAGGATCAGGCAATAGAGAAGATAGCTGCCTCTGTCAGGACAATCCTCACCGACGGACCTGAAGACACTGCCATTCTTTTCGAGAACACCGCAGGTCAGGGAACAACTCTGGGTTACTCATTCGAGCAACTCGATAAGCTGCTCAAACTCACGGATATGCCTGACAGAACAGGGATCTGTTTTGACACATGTCATGCTTTCGCTGCCGGATACGACCTTTCATCCAATGATGCTGTCTCGATAACCATCCAGGAATTTGATGAAGTTGTCGGCCTTGAGAAGATAAAAGCGTTTCACGTCAACGACTCGAAAAAAGAACTCGGCAGCAGGCTGGACCGTCACGCAAGAATCGGAGAAGGATTTATTGGATTGGAACCTCTCCAATTCCTGGCTTCGATGGAAGTATTCAACAACATTCCGGGGATTACTGAAACTCCAGGTTCTGATTTCGATAGAGCTGAAGACGCCTTCGCGGTCATGAAAAGATAA
- a CDS encoding AAA family ATPase: MAVYSLKPGDLKWKCPLKALGFKTTDDLEPTGDIVGQDRAVKALELGLEISSIGYNMFVTGVSGTGRESTVKRILDRIDRTTEDLRDIIFVRNMEQPRNPVALTFPAGDGLRFVEALEECVQLLKSNIPTVLSSEKADLETRVIRESYQARKQEVMDLVKKEAEDAGFTIVNVPVAPGEFRPDVLPVIDEEPVTFDTLEKMKDEGKLSAEDIKKYVKLHEDIFKKLTAAFRQTRDMELEIQMRLEKMYQRLVKPTISGIISNLIEIGDNKADRWCESVVELILENLNDFANSTTDKDPYVLFTPNLILDNAGKTKRPIVIEQFPDSNSLFGSIDRIVVEGKPYSDHTMIRPGAIHKADGGYLIMNALDLVRQPELWQQLIQTLRNGTTVIRNQDPLGLYPVNLHPEPIDTKVKVILMGTSKLYSLLASYEPEFGLLFRIRAAFDFTMEVTKENIRDFANVIAGIVQTEKLAPMDASAVAAVAEESVRMAGRNDRISIEFNRVTDYLRQACYFAKQEGADTVNSEHVKKTIQEKIYRLNLGQTYATRRILDNVIMIDTEGRKIGQVNGLAVYQGVDYAFGLPARITTRVSAGRKGLINVERESDLSGTTHTKGVLIISGYIQGKFAREYPLSLSASIVFEQSYGGVDGDSASSTELYVLLSALSDIPIRQDLAVTGSVNQFGEIQAIGGVNEKIEGFFRVCSKKGLTGTQGVMIPVANIEDLQLRDDVIEAVRKGVFHIYPIKTIEEGIEHLTGMEAGELMPDGMYPADTIYGKVDRRLRQMAETLRAFGYRD, from the coding sequence ATGGCTGTCTACTCACTCAAGCCTGGGGACCTGAAGTGGAAGTGTCCTTTGAAGGCTCTTGGATTCAAGACCACGGATGATCTGGAACCCACAGGTGATATCGTGGGTCAGGACCGCGCTGTAAAAGCTCTGGAGCTGGGCCTGGAGATATCCTCCATCGGTTATAACATGTTTGTAACAGGTGTGTCCGGCACCGGTCGTGAAAGCACAGTGAAAAGGATTCTGGACCGTATCGATAGAACTACAGAGGATCTGCGTGACATAATTTTCGTACGCAATATGGAGCAGCCCAGAAATCCTGTCGCTCTCACCTTTCCAGCAGGAGATGGCCTCCGCTTTGTTGAAGCTCTGGAAGAGTGTGTCCAGCTTCTTAAAAGCAATATCCCAACCGTTCTCAGCAGTGAAAAAGCTGATTTGGAAACCAGGGTGATCAGGGAATCCTATCAGGCGCGGAAACAGGAGGTAATGGATCTGGTGAAGAAGGAGGCTGAAGATGCCGGCTTCACCATAGTCAATGTGCCTGTGGCTCCGGGTGAATTCAGACCGGATGTGCTTCCGGTTATCGACGAAGAACCTGTAACTTTCGATACACTCGAAAAGATGAAGGATGAGGGAAAACTCTCGGCTGAGGATATCAAGAAATACGTAAAGCTGCACGAGGATATTTTCAAGAAACTCACAGCCGCTTTCAGACAGACGAGAGATATGGAACTCGAGATTCAGATGAGACTGGAAAAGATGTACCAGCGGCTTGTCAAACCGACGATATCAGGAATTATCTCCAATCTGATTGAAATCGGTGATAACAAGGCTGACAGGTGGTGTGAATCCGTTGTAGAGCTTATACTGGAAAATCTGAATGATTTCGCGAACAGTACGACCGATAAGGACCCATATGTACTCTTCACTCCAAATCTCATTCTTGATAATGCAGGGAAAACAAAACGTCCCATAGTAATTGAACAGTTCCCTGATTCCAACAGTCTCTTCGGAAGTATTGACAGAATTGTTGTCGAGGGAAAGCCCTACAGCGATCACACGATGATCAGACCAGGTGCCATTCATAAAGCTGATGGAGGCTATCTGATAATGAACGCGCTTGATCTTGTCAGGCAGCCGGAACTGTGGCAGCAGCTTATACAGACACTCAGGAACGGAACCACTGTAATCAGAAATCAGGATCCACTCGGGCTTTATCCTGTTAACCTTCATCCGGAACCTATAGACACCAAGGTTAAAGTCATACTGATGGGTACTTCAAAGCTGTACAGTCTTCTGGCATCATACGAACCTGAATTCGGCCTTCTTTTCAGAATAAGAGCTGCATTTGATTTTACAATGGAGGTTACTAAAGAGAATATCCGTGATTTTGCCAATGTCATAGCGGGGATAGTCCAGACTGAGAAGCTGGCGCCTATGGATGCAAGCGCGGTTGCAGCCGTAGCAGAGGAAAGCGTTCGCATGGCGGGGCGAAATGATCGGATCTCAATCGAATTCAACAGAGTAACCGATTATCTCCGTCAGGCCTGCTACTTCGCGAAGCAGGAGGGCGCGGATACCGTGAACTCTGAACATGTGAAGAAAACCATTCAAGAAAAGATATACCGTCTTAATCTGGGTCAGACATACGCGACAAGACGGATATTAGACAATGTAATTATGATAGATACCGAAGGCAGGAAAATAGGACAGGTGAATGGCCTTGCAGTTTACCAGGGCGTCGATTACGCGTTCGGGCTCCCCGCCAGGATAACCACAAGGGTTTCTGCCGGAAGAAAGGGACTCATCAACGTTGAACGGGAATCTGACCTTTCAGGAACAACTCATACAAAGGGAGTGCTGATCATATCCGGATACATTCAGGGTAAATTCGCCAGAGAATACCCTCTTTCACTTTCCGCGAGCATCGTTTTCGAACAGAGTTATGGCGGAGTTGACGGGGATAGCGCATCTTCCACCGAACTGTATGTTCTTCTAAGCGCTCTGTCAGATATTCCCATAAGACAGGACCTTGCGGTAACCGGATCTGTCAATCAGTTCGGAGAGATTCAGGCTATAGGCGGAGTAAACGAGAAAATAGAAGGTTTCTTCCGTGTCTGCAGCAAAAAGGGGCTTACCGGAACACAGGGAGTGATGATTCCCGTTGCGAACATTGAGGATCTCCAGCTTCGAGATGACGTTATAGAAGCGGTTAGAAAAGGTGTGTTCCATATTTATCCTATCAAAACCATAGAAGAAGGAATTGAACACCTGACCGGAATGGAAGCCGGGGAATTAATGCCTGACGGCATGTATCCGGCAGATACTATTTACGGCAAGGTTGACCGCAGGCTCAGGCAGATGGCTGAAACTCTGAGGGCTTTCGGTTACAGGGATTGA
- a CDS encoding metallophosphoesterase, translating into MKLAITADVHLSKKDDHPERYSALENILAQLKKDKIDTLIIAGDLFDSGYQDYSHFEELCKAYKKIKIHIIPGNHDSGISSKAIAADSINIYTSTKAVEFDGVHFIFIPYMEKTGMGENLAGLESSISRIRWVLIGHGDFYGGLKERNSYEAGTYMPLYRKDLDRLNPWKVFLGHIHKPTNYKNLFYPGSPCGLDINETGSRRYLVFETSSGIVTPRTINTEVIYFQEKFVIIPGSDEIPRLLAEAESRIKGWNLAKKNKGKARIRISAAGYSSDRDAVLNALRGAFNGFAFFKDEEPDISALKYAGDSRRSAIAERTTRIIEELEWNFGGDEPELDRVIEAALSVIYSEGAS; encoded by the coding sequence ATGAAACTGGCCATAACAGCCGATGTGCACCTATCGAAGAAGGATGACCATCCGGAACGGTACAGTGCTTTGGAGAATATACTTGCTCAGCTGAAGAAGGATAAGATTGATACTCTCATAATAGCCGGCGATCTTTTTGATTCCGGCTATCAGGATTACTCACATTTCGAAGAACTGTGCAAAGCATACAAGAAGATAAAGATTCATATCATTCCGGGTAATCATGATTCGGGTATCTCCAGCAAGGCAATTGCGGCTGACAGTATCAACATTTACACATCAACCAAAGCGGTTGAATTCGATGGAGTTCATTTCATCTTCATCCCCTACATGGAGAAGACAGGGATGGGTGAGAACCTTGCAGGGCTGGAAAGCAGTATAAGCCGCATCAGATGGGTACTGATAGGGCATGGAGATTTTTATGGAGGCTTGAAGGAACGCAATTCCTATGAAGCTGGCACCTATATGCCTCTATACAGGAAAGACCTTGACCGCCTGAATCCATGGAAAGTCTTTCTCGGTCATATTCATAAGCCCACGAATTACAAGAACCTCTTCTATCCCGGTTCTCCGTGCGGACTGGATATCAACGAAACAGGATCGAGACGATATCTTGTTTTCGAAACATCAAGTGGAATCGTAACCCCTCGCACTATAAATACGGAAGTTATCTACTTCCAGGAGAAATTTGTGATCATTCCAGGTTCTGATGAGATACCGAGACTCCTCGCAGAAGCAGAATCAAGGATAAAGGGCTGGAACCTCGCAAAGAAGAATAAAGGTAAAGCCCGTATCCGCATAAGTGCTGCAGGATACTCATCCGACAGAGACGCGGTACTGAACGCTCTCAGGGGGGCCTTCAACGGCTTCGCCTTCTTCAAGGATGAAGAACCCGATATAAGTGCGCTTAAATACGCCGGTGACAGTCGCAGAAGCGCTATCGCCGAAAGAACCACCAGGATTATAGAAGAACTGGAGTGGAACTTCGGCGGTGATGAACCGGAGCTGGACAGGGTGATTGAAGCCGCTCTTTCGGTTATTTACAGTGAGGGGGCTTCCTGA
- a CDS encoding polysaccharide pyruvyl transferase family protein: MTRVFTSSWGQLEKAGSNVGDEAIFSSQVKDLSSIGDIQIGVMSAVPDKTKKDFNAVSFDVNEGRLRAMSMGVRWADIVIVGGGEIAQDISSLLYTPYNLHPFRLARRLGKPAFAWSIGVGQGKELARWTPGQLRKWLGYCSGITVRDKPSLDLLLHLGLNPDRVKLSSDSTFTFAGDFAQPHNPGDILGVAIRNVTNRQGKLLPLEIRRKLGLYREPDVSGLRKKWARLLDNHIDSHGGEIRFFPFHTGSLSNSDDIECEAVMAMMKHSDRAAVVMPTGIHSFMMKIAECRVFLTIPLHGAILSVVTGTVPISIPYASKGYRFMEEAGIPNLTVDPSSDQWDVELLSLLDRTWMSSKDIAQTLVVKRSELAEKCAINRELFIKTCL, encoded by the coding sequence ATGACCAGAGTATTTACATCCTCATGGGGACAGCTTGAGAAAGCAGGCTCCAATGTCGGTGATGAAGCGATATTTTCATCGCAGGTAAAAGATCTATCCTCCATAGGAGACATCCAGATCGGCGTTATGTCCGCTGTTCCGGACAAGACGAAGAAGGATTTTAACGCGGTTTCATTTGATGTCAATGAAGGCAGACTCCGTGCTATGTCCATGGGAGTACGCTGGGCTGACATTGTAATAGTCGGAGGGGGTGAGATTGCGCAGGATATTTCCTCATTGCTCTACACTCCTTATAACCTGCATCCTTTCAGACTTGCCAGACGTCTGGGAAAACCTGCCTTTGCATGGTCAATCGGAGTTGGTCAGGGGAAAGAGCTTGCCAGATGGACACCGGGTCAGCTTCGCAAATGGCTTGGATACTGCAGTGGTATTACGGTAAGAGATAAACCTTCACTTGACCTGCTGCTTCATCTCGGTCTGAACCCGGACAGAGTAAAGCTCTCATCTGATTCTACGTTTACCTTTGCCGGCGATTTTGCCCAGCCTCATAATCCGGGTGACATACTCGGTGTTGCCATCAGGAATGTGACTAACAGGCAGGGTAAACTGCTTCCTCTGGAGATCCGAAGGAAACTTGGATTATATCGTGAACCCGATGTATCCGGTCTTCGAAAAAAATGGGCCCGTCTGCTCGATAATCATATCGACTCCCACGGAGGAGAGATCCGCTTCTTTCCCTTTCATACCGGCAGCCTTTCCAATTCGGATGATATTGAGTGCGAAGCAGTGATGGCGATGATGAAGCACAGCGACCGGGCTGCTGTGGTAATGCCCACGGGAATTCACAGCTTCATGATGAAGATAGCCGAATGCAGGGTTTTCCTTACCATTCCGCTTCACGGAGCCATTCTTTCAGTTGTCACGGGAACTGTACCTATCTCTATTCCGTATGCATCAAAGGGATACAGGTTTATGGAGGAGGCGGGAATCCCGAATCTTACTGTTGATCCCTCTTCGGATCAATGGGATGTTGAATTGCTTTCTCTTCTGGACAGAACCTGGATGTCTTCGAAGGATATTGCACAGACACTTGTGGTTAAAAGAAGCGAGCTTGCTGAAAAATGCGCTATCAACCGTGAATTGTTTATAAAAACCTGCCTCTGA